In Prosthecomicrobium sp. N25, one DNA window encodes the following:
- a CDS encoding ATP-binding protein: protein MERTLNATPRAAAVDHVLISTTAPNRSQVWLAVGVVVSLFAAMAGVAPYASQSLPNTEVLLPAYAAGVLVIELITSALLVSLFHVQRCRAILLLASGYLFSGTLIVPWVLTYPGLFNSFGIDEGLQSTAAIAALRRLGFPLFILAYAVLSERSYAGGSVRLAILGMIAAVAAVVCLTTWLVFSNDRHLPDFMIDARNVGLLWRYIPVLAGLIYLAGMVALSLRFRTILDLWLMVVLVTLLIEVVQISYLGSGVRLGVGWWAGRLFGLASASIVLVVLLSETTAVYTRLARSEAAQRRTRQNRLTAMEALSASIAHEVNQPLASMVTNADAGLRWLDKADPHLDEAKAAMKRIVDEGHRASKIVSSIRTMFMKSARERERLDVNDLIVQVIKASEADARLGRVSVNLDLDRGAPHVIGNAVQLQQVMSNLIDNAVEAMRSVGAGQRTLRLVTRQLDHGDVLVSVEDTGSGLDAAHLERIFDPFFTTKPDGMGMGLMFCRTVIDAHGGRLWAGPNSPRGAAFRFSLPPAINVDTGREEE from the coding sequence GTGGAGCGGACATTGAACGCCACCCCACGGGCTGCCGCCGTCGATCACGTCCTGATTTCGACAACGGCTCCGAACCGCAGTCAGGTTTGGCTTGCGGTCGGCGTCGTCGTCTCGCTGTTCGCCGCGATGGCGGGCGTTGCACCCTACGCATCCCAATCTCTGCCGAACACGGAAGTCTTGCTCCCGGCCTATGCGGCGGGTGTGCTCGTGATCGAATTGATCACGTCAGCACTCCTGGTTTCGCTGTTCCATGTTCAGCGCTGCCGGGCCATTTTGTTGCTTGCGTCCGGATACTTGTTCTCGGGGACGCTGATCGTGCCCTGGGTGCTGACCTATCCCGGCTTGTTCAACTCGTTCGGAATCGACGAGGGCCTTCAAAGCACCGCCGCGATTGCGGCCCTGCGACGACTGGGGTTCCCGCTCTTCATTCTGGCCTATGCCGTGCTCAGCGAGCGATCCTATGCGGGCGGCTCGGTTCGGCTGGCGATCCTGGGCATGATCGCAGCCGTCGCCGCGGTTGTCTGCCTGACGACCTGGCTAGTCTTCTCGAACGATCGGCATTTGCCGGACTTCATGATCGATGCCCGCAACGTCGGTTTGCTCTGGCGATACATTCCCGTCCTTGCGGGCCTCATCTATCTCGCGGGAATGGTGGCCCTCTCGCTGCGCTTCCGAACCATCCTCGACCTCTGGCTCATGGTCGTCCTGGTGACGCTGTTGATCGAAGTCGTGCAGATTTCCTACCTCGGGTCCGGCGTTCGCCTAGGTGTCGGCTGGTGGGCGGGGCGCCTGTTCGGACTGGCGTCCGCCAGCATCGTGCTTGTCGTACTGCTGTCGGAGACGACGGCGGTCTATACGCGCCTCGCCAGATCCGAAGCCGCCCAACGACGAACGCGCCAGAATCGTCTGACCGCCATGGAGGCGTTGTCCGCTTCGATCGCGCACGAGGTCAATCAGCCGCTCGCCAGCATGGTCACCAATGCGGACGCCGGCCTTCGATGGCTGGACAAGGCCGACCCGCATCTCGACGAGGCCAAGGCGGCGATGAAGCGGATCGTCGACGAGGGCCATCGCGCCAGCAAGATCGTGTCCAGCATCCGCACCATGTTCATGAAAAGCGCGCGGGAGCGGGAACGGCTCGATGTGAACGACCTGATCGTCCAGGTCATCAAGGCCAGCGAGGCTGATGCGCGGCTGGGGCGTGTGTCGGTCAACCTGGACCTCGACCGCGGGGCGCCCCATGTGATCGGAAATGCCGTACAGCTTCAGCAGGTGATGTCGAACCTGATCGACAACGCCGTCGAAGCGATGCGGTCGGTTGGCGCGGGGCAGCGGACCCTGCGCCTCGTGACGCGACAACTGGATCATGGCGATGTGCTCGTCAGCGTCGAGGATACGGGATCGGGTCTCGATGCGGCGCATCTCGAGCGGATATTCGATCCGTTCTTCACGACCAAACCCGATGGGATGGGCATGGGGCTGATGTTCTGCCGCACGGTGATCGATGCCCATGGCGGCCGTCTGTGGGCAGGGCCCAACAGCCCGCGAGGCGCCGCCTTCCGATTTTCGCTCCCGCCGGCCATCAACGTCGACACAGGCAGGGAGGAGGAATGA
- a CDS encoding response regulator transcription factor — MVDDDLATLEATVSLVEAMGFHAKGFPSAHEFLNSDLRLLTRCLILDIRMPGMSGIDLFVHLSRAGRAVPTILATAFPDEVTRSRSLLAGVTCYLRKPFHADELLACIRAALGIA; from the coding sequence GTGGTCGACGACGATCTGGCTACGCTCGAGGCGACGGTCAGCCTCGTTGAGGCGATGGGCTTTCACGCAAAGGGCTTCCCATCAGCCCATGAGTTTTTGAATTCGGACCTGCGATTACTGACCAGGTGTCTGATACTGGATATCCGGATGCCCGGAATGAGCGGCATCGATCTTTTCGTTCACCTCAGCCGGGCGGGTCGCGCCGTACCGACCATCCTCGCTACGGCGTTTCCCGACGAGGTGACGCGGTCCCGATCCCTGCTGGCTGGCGTAACCTGTTATCTGCGCAAGCCGTTCCACGCCGATGAGCTCCTGGCGTGCATTCGCGCGGCGCTCGGGATCGCCTGA
- a CDS encoding response regulator transcription factor, producing MRSETAVVFVIDDDPAMRVSIESLLRSVGHSVRSFGSPAEFLGTPPHDGPGCLVLDVRLPGISGLEFQRELKLTLRTIPVVFITGHGDVPMSVAAMKAGAIEFLTKPFRDQDLLDAVHRGLAIHAVRDAQARADAELAGRFETLTPREREILPLVTSGLMNKQIAAELQLSEVTVKVHRAQVMQKLQATSLADLVRLSDRILDIVAKRRTGDT from the coding sequence ATGAGGAGCGAAACCGCCGTTGTCTTCGTCATCGATGACGATCCGGCCATGCGGGTGTCCATCGAGAGCCTGTTGCGCTCCGTCGGCCACTCTGTTCGCTCGTTCGGTTCGCCGGCGGAGTTCCTGGGGACTCCGCCGCACGATGGTCCCGGTTGCCTTGTGCTCGACGTCCGATTGCCCGGGATCAGCGGATTGGAGTTCCAGCGCGAACTGAAGCTGACGCTCAGGACCATTCCGGTCGTCTTCATCACCGGCCACGGCGACGTGCCGATGTCCGTCGCGGCCATGAAGGCCGGTGCCATCGAATTCCTGACCAAGCCGTTCCGCGACCAGGACCTGCTCGATGCCGTCCACCGGGGGCTCGCCATCCATGCCGTCCGGGACGCCCAGGCAAGAGCCGACGCGGAACTCGCCGGCCGCTTCGAAACGCTGACCCCACGAGAGCGTGAGATTCTCCCCCTCGTCACGAGCGGCCTGATGAACAAGCAAATCGCAGCCGAGCTTCAGCTCAGCGAGGTGACCGTGAAAGTCCATCGGGCCCAGGTCATGCAGAAGCTGCAGGCCACCTCCCTGGCCGACCTGGTCAGGCTTTCGGACCGGATCCTCGACATTGTCGCCAAGCGTCGGACGGGGGACACCTAG